A single Musa acuminata AAA Group cultivar baxijiao chromosome BXJ2-1, Cavendish_Baxijiao_AAA, whole genome shotgun sequence DNA region contains:
- the LOC135598675 gene encoding protein YELLOW LEAF 1, choloroplastic-like, whose protein sequence is MSLTSATVPALATSTKSLQGTPGRRVQLPYSDLSLPCTKYQPFQHAQTKLGARRLRSGALICAAALSARCAAEQTQTVTRQSSTITIAPIQGKEKSPELDDGGTGFPPRDDDGGGGGGGGGGGHWSGGFFFFGLLAFLGLMKDQESEGPYQNNKRRY, encoded by the exons ATGTCTCTAACAAGTGCGACTGTGCCTGCTCTCGCCACCTCAACGAAGAGCCTTCAAG GGACACCAGGTCGAAGGGTCCAGCTTCCATACTCTGATCTCTCATTGCCCTGCACTAAATATCAGCCATTTCAACATGCGCAAACTAAATTGGGAGCTCGGCGACTACGTTCTGGCGCACTGATATGTGCTGCAGCCTTG AGCGCAAGATGTGCAGCGGAGCAAACCCAGACAGTCACACGCCAATCATCTACGATAACAATTGCTCCCATCCAAG GGAAGGAGAAATCACCAGAGCTTGACGATGGAGGGACAGGATTTCCACCTCgggatgatgatggtggtggcggtggaggtggtggaggaggggGGCACTGGTCGGgtggtttcttcttctttggcttgcTTGCCTTTTTAGGTCTTATGAAGGATCAAGAAAGCGAGGGTCCCTATCAGAATAACAAACGAAGATATTGA
- the LOC103995433 gene encoding uncharacterized protein LOC103995433 isoform X1 yields the protein MDPGEGRELPSAGDEETIARKKSRRVSFADITAIHVFDRDDDYETPPDSRQVSADGGADVEAVGFHEGVPESDGSKGSLRGREDEDDDENEEDDEDDGEQERFVRDMDSSSPGSAVGSVTSYDDDNFFGPVSTSFIGSGRLSEAGMSDDTNHDVTLDSTAFSLHFRNIALADDCTADSMRSMRTPTGDATTADAASIIVPTGSKNPFLGSKLFAGNLSGSVGGSSNMSLIEEKSSKYDYGKLSSTLVNLLDQVNRSIQTRSPKSANKVIASDSHLSEVSGAKESGENETRIRKAAGLNATGDCPLDSHLLEGSAKDTTTEQIVNSNAPEENIHLDHSISKTAEGRVTTFGKDSHKDANEVTQSGIDVTSQNINLLVPLHKGSRSKSTMQSDHVHRALHKNQQSGNNYPSTVSSQSTARIPASAIASSREHSLEAEGGMRTPKSSLQPFQALLQGSVSSLRAKRQQLFLSPVKEQPPSSLESELTRHGERISAIKNHISKFRTLEAPDLDNFQLGVSRKGHVPLDHEGMFKKEADISVVKCSSDPVINMEDSLLNSVQKTRAKAHNVDAKHLGFAGLDDARESTPRKSDDAVTLSDLSFHLSGSETNMLQSSLISNDLAKKASDPDAHDVSQREKIKFKESCQPLNTSSEVDHLDHSFVQDSLPADGDLVGKKRRIEQSLVMDESHISKISRTEKSPIFSSEPVATKPMIHLAHPSEIIDQSLETGGQRTAVHWSDIFSKVSDAKKLVFSPIIHKLALQELDILEDMLGELQVARKYLKISSSLRNNDHLDDLHRQRVTEAWFLQDQFLYEQAKMQIKRAKLDQLRGKAHSIQSGLKECNSLKSMFSQLCLQNTRGVQNKENQVHSVSSITSCRNKEADERMASMRQELKMLEQKEDHLVKSLGVCCKIKGNMNTDGITKVANERLEMRNRINIIHQQSRLWELSNTVKRDNKHDIVLNYCNFLFQRFTIDSCQVSSILVNNSLHAENIGKAFHNMNAHVVFEFVFGDKGDSRVISSKCFQQKTLETSLLMGILLDVLEEVQVARMENLNLTFSTFSHTPPGQLELQLCFMNFKNGQKVTLSMDMSELKCATYPSEPSELKYKICEAQTTLSPSLSARLMATLRSHQGKRLVILSLCRAISLLFQDSLAS from the exons ATGGATCCCGGCGAGGGGAGGGAGCTCCCGAGCGCCGGCGACGAGGAAACGATCGCGAGGAAGAAGTCCCGCCGGGTGAGCTTTGCCGACATCACCGCTATCCATGTCTTCGACCGCGACGACGACTACGAGACTCCGCCGGACTCGAGGCAGGTCTCCGCCGATGGAGGCGCGGACGTGGAGGCGGTAGGGTTCCACGAGGGTGTCCCTGAAAGCGACGGTTCCAAGGGGTCGCTCCGTGGGCGGGAGGATGAAGACGATGACGAGAACGAAGAGGACGATGAGGACGACGGCGAACAGGAGCGGTTCGTGAGGGATATGGATTCTTCTTCGCCTGGAAGCGCCGTCGGTTCCGTGACCTCTTATGATG ATGATAATTTCTTTGGGCCCGTGTCGACAAGTTTTATTGGATCAGGGAGGCTATCTGAGGCAGGAATGTcagatgataccaatcatgatgttACACTGGATTCAACAGCATTTTCGTTGCACTTTCGTAATATTGCCCTGGCGGATGACTGCACTGCTGACTCAATGAGAAGCATGAGGACACCAACCGGAGATGCAACAACTGCTGATGCTGCAAGCATCATTGTCCCAACAGGATCTAAGAATCCATTTCTTGGCAGCAAGCTTTTTGCTGGAAATCTAAGTGGAAGTGTGGGTGGATCAAGTAATATGAGTCTGATTGAAGAAAAATCAAGCAAATATGACTATGGGAAATTATCATCCACTTTGGTAAATCTGCTAGATCAAGTGAACAGAAGCATACAGACCAGATCTCCAAAAAGTGCCAATAAGGTCATAGCATCTGATTCTCATTTAAGTGAGGTATCAGGAGCAAAAGAATCTGGGGAGAATGAAACACGTATACGTAAAGCAGCTGGACTCAATGCAACCGGCGATTGTCCTCTCGACTCACATCTCTTGGAAGGATCTGCTAAGGACACTACCACCGAACAGATTGTTAATAGCAATGCTCCTGAAGAAAATATTCATTTGGATCATTCCATCAGCAAAACGGCCGAG GGAAGGGTTACCACTTTTGGAAAGGACAGTCATAAAGATGCTAATGAAGTAACACAGTCTGGCATCGATGTTACCTCTCAGAATATTAACTTGCTCGTACCTCTGCATAAAGGATCTAGAAGCAAATCTACCATGCAATCTGATCATGTGCACCGGGCACTGCACAAAAATCAACAAAGCGGAAATAACTACCCTTCAACTGTTTCCTCTCAGTCTACTGCAAGAATTCCAGCATCAGCTATTGCAAGTAGTCGAGAACATAGTCTAGAAGCTGAAGGTGGAATGCGTACTCCCAAAAGTTCTCTTCAGCCCTTTCAGGCTTTATTGCAAGGATCTGTCTCCTCTTTACGTGCTAAGCGGCAACAACTTTTTCTTAGTCCAGTAAAAGAACAACCTCCTTCCTCCTTGGAGTCAGAACTCACAAGACATGGTGAGAGAATTTCAGCTATTAAGAATCACATTTCAAAATTCAGAACTCTTGAAGCACCAGATCTTGATAATTTCCAATTAGGAGTGTCACGGAAGGGTCATGTGCCCCTGGACCATGAAGGCATGTTTAAAAAGGAGGCTGATATTTCAGTAGTAAAATGCAGCAGTGACCCTGTTATTAACATGGAAGACAGTCTTCTAAATTCTGTTCAAAAGACCAGAGCTAAGGCACACAATGTTGATGCAAAACATTTAGGGTTTGCAGGCCTAGATGATGCTAGAGAGTCAACACCAAGAAAGTCAGATGATGCTGTGACTCTAAGTGACCTTTCCTTCCATTTGTCTGGGTCAGAAACTAACATGCTGCAAAGTTCATTAATTTCTAATGACCTTGCCAAAAAGGCCTCTGACCCTGATGCCCATGATGTTTCACAAAGAGAGAAAATCAAGTTCAAGGAAAGCTGTCAGCCTCTAAATACTTCCTCTGAGGTGGATCATCTGGATCACTCTTTTGTTCAAGATTCATTGCCAGCTGATGGTGATTTAGTTGGAAAGAAAAGGAGAATTGAACAGTCTCTTGTCATGGATGAAAGCCACATCAGTAAAATTAGCAGGACAGAAAAGAGTCCTATCTTTTCAAGTGAACCAGTGGCAACTAAACCTATGATACATTTAGCTCATCCTTCAGAAATTATCGATCAATCCCTTGAAACTGGTGGCCAGCGAACAGCAGTGCACTGGTccgat ATATTCTCTAAAGTGTCTGATGCCAAAAAATTAGTATTTTCTCCAATTATTCATAAACTTGCTTTGCAAGAG CTGGACATCTTGGAGGATATGTTGGGTGAGCTGCAAGTGGCTAGAAAATATCTGaagatttcttcttctttg AGGAACAATGATCACTTGGATGACTTGCACCGACAGAG AGTTACTGAAGCATGGTTTTTGCAAGATCAGTTTTTATATGAACAAGCCAAAATGCAGATAAAGCGTGCCAAGTTGGATCAACTACGT GGTAAAGCTCACTCAATTCAGTCGGGACTTAAGGAATGTAATAGTCTTAAATCAATGTTTTCACAGCTCTGTCTTCAGAATACAAGAGGTGTACAGAATAAGGAGAATCAAGTTCACTCTGTTTCATCTATTACTAGTTGCCGAAATAAG GAAGCAGATGAAAGGATGGCATCAATGAGACAGGAGCTAAAAATGCTGGAACAGAAGGAGGATCACTTGGTGAAGTCGCTTGGAGTTTGTTGCAAGATAAAAGGAAATATGAACACCGATGGAATTACTAAAGTTGCCAATGAACGTTTAGAAATGCGGAACCGTATTAATATCATTCATCAACAGTCACGA CTTTGGGAATTAAGCAACACAGTGAAAAGGGATAATAAACATGATATTGTGCTTAATTATTGCAATTTCCTCTTTCAAAG GTTTACTATTGATTCCTGTCAAGTCTCAAGTATACTTGTCAATAACTCATTGCATGCAGAAAACATTGGGAAG GCTTTTCACAACATGAATGCACATGTGGTTTTTGAGTTTGTTTTTGGTGACAAGGGTGATAGCAGAGTCATCAGTTCTAAATGCTTTCAACAAAAGACACTG GAAACCAGTTTGCTTATGGGGATCCTACTTGATGTGCTTGAGGAAGTACAAGTTGCAAGGATGGAAAATCTGAATCTAACATTCTCAACCTTCAGCCATACACCCC CAGGCCAACTTGAGTTGCAGCTCTGTTTTATGAATTTCAAAAACGGCCAGAAAGTGACATTGAGCATGGATATGTCTGAACTTAAGTG TGCAACCTATCCATCGGAGCCTTCTGAACTCAAGTACAAGATATGCGAGGCACAGACAACACTATCTCCATCACTCTCAGCTAGACTAATGGCTACGCTACGTAGCCATCAAGGCAAACGTTTGGTGATCTTAAGTCTGTGCCGTGCAATTTCCCTGTTGTTTCAGGACTCACTAGCAAGCTGA
- the LOC103995433 gene encoding uncharacterized protein LOC103995433 isoform X3 — translation MLDDNFFGPVSTSFIGSGRLSEAGMSDDTNHDVTLDSTAFSLHFRNIALADDCTADSMRSMRTPTGDATTADAASIIVPTGSKNPFLGSKLFAGNLSGSVGGSSNMSLIEEKSSKYDYGKLSSTLVNLLDQVNRSIQTRSPKSANKVIASDSHLSEVSGAKESGENETRIRKAAGLNATGDCPLDSHLLEGSAKDTTTEQIVNSNAPEENIHLDHSISKTAEGRVTTFGKDSHKDANEVTQSGIDVTSQNINLLVPLHKGSRSKSTMQSDHVHRALHKNQQSGNNYPSTVSSQSTARIPASAIASSREHSLEAEGGMRTPKSSLQPFQALLQGSVSSLRAKRQQLFLSPVKEQPPSSLESELTRHGERISAIKNHISKFRTLEAPDLDNFQLGVSRKGHVPLDHEGMFKKEADISVVKCSSDPVINMEDSLLNSVQKTRAKAHNVDAKHLGFAGLDDARESTPRKSDDAVTLSDLSFHLSGSETNMLQSSLISNDLAKKASDPDAHDVSQREKIKFKESCQPLNTSSEVDHLDHSFVQDSLPADGDLVGKKRRIEQSLVMDESHISKISRTEKSPIFSSEPVATKPMIHLAHPSEIIDQSLETGGQRTAVHWSDIFSKVSDAKKLVFSPIIHKLALQELDILEDMLGELQVARKYLKISSSLRNNDHLDDLHRQRVTEAWFLQDQFLYEQAKMQIKRAKLDQLRGKAHSIQSGLKECNSLKSMFSQLCLQNTRGVQNKENQVHSVSSITSCRNKEADERMASMRQELKMLEQKEDHLVKSLGVCCKIKGNMNTDGITKVANERLEMRNRINIIHQQSRLWELSNTVKRDNKHDIVLNYCNFLFQRFTIDSCQVSSILVNNSLHAENIGKAFHNMNAHVVFEFVFGDKGDSRVISSKCFQQKTLETSLLMGILLDVLEEVQVARMENLNLTFSTFSHTPPGQLELQLCFMNFKNGQKVTLSMDMSELKCATYPSEPSELKYKICEAQTTLSPSLSARLMATLRSHQGKRLVILSLCRAISLLFQDSLAS, via the exons ATGTTGG ATGATAATTTCTTTGGGCCCGTGTCGACAAGTTTTATTGGATCAGGGAGGCTATCTGAGGCAGGAATGTcagatgataccaatcatgatgttACACTGGATTCAACAGCATTTTCGTTGCACTTTCGTAATATTGCCCTGGCGGATGACTGCACTGCTGACTCAATGAGAAGCATGAGGACACCAACCGGAGATGCAACAACTGCTGATGCTGCAAGCATCATTGTCCCAACAGGATCTAAGAATCCATTTCTTGGCAGCAAGCTTTTTGCTGGAAATCTAAGTGGAAGTGTGGGTGGATCAAGTAATATGAGTCTGATTGAAGAAAAATCAAGCAAATATGACTATGGGAAATTATCATCCACTTTGGTAAATCTGCTAGATCAAGTGAACAGAAGCATACAGACCAGATCTCCAAAAAGTGCCAATAAGGTCATAGCATCTGATTCTCATTTAAGTGAGGTATCAGGAGCAAAAGAATCTGGGGAGAATGAAACACGTATACGTAAAGCAGCTGGACTCAATGCAACCGGCGATTGTCCTCTCGACTCACATCTCTTGGAAGGATCTGCTAAGGACACTACCACCGAACAGATTGTTAATAGCAATGCTCCTGAAGAAAATATTCATTTGGATCATTCCATCAGCAAAACGGCCGAG GGAAGGGTTACCACTTTTGGAAAGGACAGTCATAAAGATGCTAATGAAGTAACACAGTCTGGCATCGATGTTACCTCTCAGAATATTAACTTGCTCGTACCTCTGCATAAAGGATCTAGAAGCAAATCTACCATGCAATCTGATCATGTGCACCGGGCACTGCACAAAAATCAACAAAGCGGAAATAACTACCCTTCAACTGTTTCCTCTCAGTCTACTGCAAGAATTCCAGCATCAGCTATTGCAAGTAGTCGAGAACATAGTCTAGAAGCTGAAGGTGGAATGCGTACTCCCAAAAGTTCTCTTCAGCCCTTTCAGGCTTTATTGCAAGGATCTGTCTCCTCTTTACGTGCTAAGCGGCAACAACTTTTTCTTAGTCCAGTAAAAGAACAACCTCCTTCCTCCTTGGAGTCAGAACTCACAAGACATGGTGAGAGAATTTCAGCTATTAAGAATCACATTTCAAAATTCAGAACTCTTGAAGCACCAGATCTTGATAATTTCCAATTAGGAGTGTCACGGAAGGGTCATGTGCCCCTGGACCATGAAGGCATGTTTAAAAAGGAGGCTGATATTTCAGTAGTAAAATGCAGCAGTGACCCTGTTATTAACATGGAAGACAGTCTTCTAAATTCTGTTCAAAAGACCAGAGCTAAGGCACACAATGTTGATGCAAAACATTTAGGGTTTGCAGGCCTAGATGATGCTAGAGAGTCAACACCAAGAAAGTCAGATGATGCTGTGACTCTAAGTGACCTTTCCTTCCATTTGTCTGGGTCAGAAACTAACATGCTGCAAAGTTCATTAATTTCTAATGACCTTGCCAAAAAGGCCTCTGACCCTGATGCCCATGATGTTTCACAAAGAGAGAAAATCAAGTTCAAGGAAAGCTGTCAGCCTCTAAATACTTCCTCTGAGGTGGATCATCTGGATCACTCTTTTGTTCAAGATTCATTGCCAGCTGATGGTGATTTAGTTGGAAAGAAAAGGAGAATTGAACAGTCTCTTGTCATGGATGAAAGCCACATCAGTAAAATTAGCAGGACAGAAAAGAGTCCTATCTTTTCAAGTGAACCAGTGGCAACTAAACCTATGATACATTTAGCTCATCCTTCAGAAATTATCGATCAATCCCTTGAAACTGGTGGCCAGCGAACAGCAGTGCACTGGTccgat ATATTCTCTAAAGTGTCTGATGCCAAAAAATTAGTATTTTCTCCAATTATTCATAAACTTGCTTTGCAAGAG CTGGACATCTTGGAGGATATGTTGGGTGAGCTGCAAGTGGCTAGAAAATATCTGaagatttcttcttctttg AGGAACAATGATCACTTGGATGACTTGCACCGACAGAG AGTTACTGAAGCATGGTTTTTGCAAGATCAGTTTTTATATGAACAAGCCAAAATGCAGATAAAGCGTGCCAAGTTGGATCAACTACGT GGTAAAGCTCACTCAATTCAGTCGGGACTTAAGGAATGTAATAGTCTTAAATCAATGTTTTCACAGCTCTGTCTTCAGAATACAAGAGGTGTACAGAATAAGGAGAATCAAGTTCACTCTGTTTCATCTATTACTAGTTGCCGAAATAAG GAAGCAGATGAAAGGATGGCATCAATGAGACAGGAGCTAAAAATGCTGGAACAGAAGGAGGATCACTTGGTGAAGTCGCTTGGAGTTTGTTGCAAGATAAAAGGAAATATGAACACCGATGGAATTACTAAAGTTGCCAATGAACGTTTAGAAATGCGGAACCGTATTAATATCATTCATCAACAGTCACGA CTTTGGGAATTAAGCAACACAGTGAAAAGGGATAATAAACATGATATTGTGCTTAATTATTGCAATTTCCTCTTTCAAAG GTTTACTATTGATTCCTGTCAAGTCTCAAGTATACTTGTCAATAACTCATTGCATGCAGAAAACATTGGGAAG GCTTTTCACAACATGAATGCACATGTGGTTTTTGAGTTTGTTTTTGGTGACAAGGGTGATAGCAGAGTCATCAGTTCTAAATGCTTTCAACAAAAGACACTG GAAACCAGTTTGCTTATGGGGATCCTACTTGATGTGCTTGAGGAAGTACAAGTTGCAAGGATGGAAAATCTGAATCTAACATTCTCAACCTTCAGCCATACACCCC CAGGCCAACTTGAGTTGCAGCTCTGTTTTATGAATTTCAAAAACGGCCAGAAAGTGACATTGAGCATGGATATGTCTGAACTTAAGTG TGCAACCTATCCATCGGAGCCTTCTGAACTCAAGTACAAGATATGCGAGGCACAGACAACACTATCTCCATCACTCTCAGCTAGACTAATGGCTACGCTACGTAGCCATCAAGGCAAACGTTTGGTGATCTTAAGTCTGTGCCGTGCAATTTCCCTGTTGTTTCAGGACTCACTAGCAAGCTGA
- the LOC103995433 gene encoding uncharacterized protein LOC103995433 isoform X2: MDPGEGRELPSAGDEETIARKKSRRVSFADITAIHVFDRDDDYETPPDSRQVSADGGADVEAVGFHEGVPESDGSKGSLRGREDEDDDENEEDDEDDGEQERFVRDMDSSSPGSAVGSVTSYDDDNFFGPVSTSFIGSGRLSEAGMSDDTNHDVTLDSTAFSLHFRNIALADDCTADSMRSMRTPTGDATTADAASIIVPTGSKNPFLGSKLFAGNLSGSVGGSSNMSLIEEKSSKYDYGKLSSTLVNLLDQVNRSIQTRSPKSANKVIASDSHLSEVSGAKESGENETRIRKAAGLNATGDCPLDSHLLEGSAKDTTTEQIVNSNAPEENIHLDHSISKTAEGRVTTFGKDSHKDANEVTQSGIDVTSQNINLLVPLHKGSRSKSTMQSDHVHRALHKNQQSGNNYPSTVSSQSTARIPASAIASSREHSLEAEGGMRTPKSSLQPFQALLQGSVSSLRAKRQQLFLSPVKEQPPSSLESELTRHGERISAIKNHISKFRTLEAPDLDNFQLGVSRKGHVPLDHEGMFKKEADISVVKCSSDPVINMEDSLLNSVQKTRAKAHNVDAKHLGFAGLDDARESTPRKSDDAVTLSDLSFHLSGSETNMLQSSLISNDLAKKASDPDAHDVSQREKIKFKESCQPLNTSSEVDHLDHSFVQDSLPADGDLVGKKRRIEQSLVMDESHISKISRTEKSPIFSSEPVATKPMIHLAHPSEIIDQSLETGGQRTAVHWSDIFSKVSDAKKLVFSPIIHKLALQELDILEDMLGELQVARKYLKISSSLRNNDHLDDLHRQRVTEAWFLQDQFLYEQAKMQIKRAKLDQLRGKAHSIQSGLKECNSLKSMFSQLCLQNTRGVQNKENQVHSVSSITSCRNKEADERMASMRQELKMLEQKEDHLVKSLGVCCKIKGNMNTDGITKVANERLEMRNRINIIHQQSRLWELSNTVKRDNKHDIVLNYCNFLFQRFTIDSCQVSSILVNNSLHAENIGKAFHNMNAHVVFEFVFGDKGDSRVISSKCFQQKTLETSLLMGILLDVLEEVQVARMENLNLTFSTFSHTPRQLELQLCFMNFKNGQKVTLSMDMSELKCATYPSEPSELKYKICEAQTTLSPSLSARLMATLRSHQGKRLVILSLCRAISLLFQDSLAS, encoded by the exons ATGGATCCCGGCGAGGGGAGGGAGCTCCCGAGCGCCGGCGACGAGGAAACGATCGCGAGGAAGAAGTCCCGCCGGGTGAGCTTTGCCGACATCACCGCTATCCATGTCTTCGACCGCGACGACGACTACGAGACTCCGCCGGACTCGAGGCAGGTCTCCGCCGATGGAGGCGCGGACGTGGAGGCGGTAGGGTTCCACGAGGGTGTCCCTGAAAGCGACGGTTCCAAGGGGTCGCTCCGTGGGCGGGAGGATGAAGACGATGACGAGAACGAAGAGGACGATGAGGACGACGGCGAACAGGAGCGGTTCGTGAGGGATATGGATTCTTCTTCGCCTGGAAGCGCCGTCGGTTCCGTGACCTCTTATGATG ATGATAATTTCTTTGGGCCCGTGTCGACAAGTTTTATTGGATCAGGGAGGCTATCTGAGGCAGGAATGTcagatgataccaatcatgatgttACACTGGATTCAACAGCATTTTCGTTGCACTTTCGTAATATTGCCCTGGCGGATGACTGCACTGCTGACTCAATGAGAAGCATGAGGACACCAACCGGAGATGCAACAACTGCTGATGCTGCAAGCATCATTGTCCCAACAGGATCTAAGAATCCATTTCTTGGCAGCAAGCTTTTTGCTGGAAATCTAAGTGGAAGTGTGGGTGGATCAAGTAATATGAGTCTGATTGAAGAAAAATCAAGCAAATATGACTATGGGAAATTATCATCCACTTTGGTAAATCTGCTAGATCAAGTGAACAGAAGCATACAGACCAGATCTCCAAAAAGTGCCAATAAGGTCATAGCATCTGATTCTCATTTAAGTGAGGTATCAGGAGCAAAAGAATCTGGGGAGAATGAAACACGTATACGTAAAGCAGCTGGACTCAATGCAACCGGCGATTGTCCTCTCGACTCACATCTCTTGGAAGGATCTGCTAAGGACACTACCACCGAACAGATTGTTAATAGCAATGCTCCTGAAGAAAATATTCATTTGGATCATTCCATCAGCAAAACGGCCGAG GGAAGGGTTACCACTTTTGGAAAGGACAGTCATAAAGATGCTAATGAAGTAACACAGTCTGGCATCGATGTTACCTCTCAGAATATTAACTTGCTCGTACCTCTGCATAAAGGATCTAGAAGCAAATCTACCATGCAATCTGATCATGTGCACCGGGCACTGCACAAAAATCAACAAAGCGGAAATAACTACCCTTCAACTGTTTCCTCTCAGTCTACTGCAAGAATTCCAGCATCAGCTATTGCAAGTAGTCGAGAACATAGTCTAGAAGCTGAAGGTGGAATGCGTACTCCCAAAAGTTCTCTTCAGCCCTTTCAGGCTTTATTGCAAGGATCTGTCTCCTCTTTACGTGCTAAGCGGCAACAACTTTTTCTTAGTCCAGTAAAAGAACAACCTCCTTCCTCCTTGGAGTCAGAACTCACAAGACATGGTGAGAGAATTTCAGCTATTAAGAATCACATTTCAAAATTCAGAACTCTTGAAGCACCAGATCTTGATAATTTCCAATTAGGAGTGTCACGGAAGGGTCATGTGCCCCTGGACCATGAAGGCATGTTTAAAAAGGAGGCTGATATTTCAGTAGTAAAATGCAGCAGTGACCCTGTTATTAACATGGAAGACAGTCTTCTAAATTCTGTTCAAAAGACCAGAGCTAAGGCACACAATGTTGATGCAAAACATTTAGGGTTTGCAGGCCTAGATGATGCTAGAGAGTCAACACCAAGAAAGTCAGATGATGCTGTGACTCTAAGTGACCTTTCCTTCCATTTGTCTGGGTCAGAAACTAACATGCTGCAAAGTTCATTAATTTCTAATGACCTTGCCAAAAAGGCCTCTGACCCTGATGCCCATGATGTTTCACAAAGAGAGAAAATCAAGTTCAAGGAAAGCTGTCAGCCTCTAAATACTTCCTCTGAGGTGGATCATCTGGATCACTCTTTTGTTCAAGATTCATTGCCAGCTGATGGTGATTTAGTTGGAAAGAAAAGGAGAATTGAACAGTCTCTTGTCATGGATGAAAGCCACATCAGTAAAATTAGCAGGACAGAAAAGAGTCCTATCTTTTCAAGTGAACCAGTGGCAACTAAACCTATGATACATTTAGCTCATCCTTCAGAAATTATCGATCAATCCCTTGAAACTGGTGGCCAGCGAACAGCAGTGCACTGGTccgat ATATTCTCTAAAGTGTCTGATGCCAAAAAATTAGTATTTTCTCCAATTATTCATAAACTTGCTTTGCAAGAG CTGGACATCTTGGAGGATATGTTGGGTGAGCTGCAAGTGGCTAGAAAATATCTGaagatttcttcttctttg AGGAACAATGATCACTTGGATGACTTGCACCGACAGAG AGTTACTGAAGCATGGTTTTTGCAAGATCAGTTTTTATATGAACAAGCCAAAATGCAGATAAAGCGTGCCAAGTTGGATCAACTACGT GGTAAAGCTCACTCAATTCAGTCGGGACTTAAGGAATGTAATAGTCTTAAATCAATGTTTTCACAGCTCTGTCTTCAGAATACAAGAGGTGTACAGAATAAGGAGAATCAAGTTCACTCTGTTTCATCTATTACTAGTTGCCGAAATAAG GAAGCAGATGAAAGGATGGCATCAATGAGACAGGAGCTAAAAATGCTGGAACAGAAGGAGGATCACTTGGTGAAGTCGCTTGGAGTTTGTTGCAAGATAAAAGGAAATATGAACACCGATGGAATTACTAAAGTTGCCAATGAACGTTTAGAAATGCGGAACCGTATTAATATCATTCATCAACAGTCACGA CTTTGGGAATTAAGCAACACAGTGAAAAGGGATAATAAACATGATATTGTGCTTAATTATTGCAATTTCCTCTTTCAAAG GTTTACTATTGATTCCTGTCAAGTCTCAAGTATACTTGTCAATAACTCATTGCATGCAGAAAACATTGGGAAG GCTTTTCACAACATGAATGCACATGTGGTTTTTGAGTTTGTTTTTGGTGACAAGGGTGATAGCAGAGTCATCAGTTCTAAATGCTTTCAACAAAAGACACTG GAAACCAGTTTGCTTATGGGGATCCTACTTGATGTGCTTGAGGAAGTACAAGTTGCAAGGATGGAAAATCTGAATCTAACATTCTCAACCTTCAGCCATACACCCC GCCAACTTGAGTTGCAGCTCTGTTTTATGAATTTCAAAAACGGCCAGAAAGTGACATTGAGCATGGATATGTCTGAACTTAAGTG TGCAACCTATCCATCGGAGCCTTCTGAACTCAAGTACAAGATATGCGAGGCACAGACAACACTATCTCCATCACTCTCAGCTAGACTAATGGCTACGCTACGTAGCCATCAAGGCAAACGTTTGGTGATCTTAAGTCTGTGCCGTGCAATTTCCCTGTTGTTTCAGGACTCACTAGCAAGCTGA